Proteins found in one Desulfonatronovibrio magnus genomic segment:
- a CDS encoding XRE family transcriptional regulator codes for MSDDNWGYRIKKTRQLAGISQAEFGNMLNVSVATINRIENNHSVPDAGLISKIASKFDVSVEYLLLGKSEDKHKNIEDAYPVFSESDIIAGKFQEMTSDSWAKIPQVQEAEKIFLLITKELGMRPTIEPGDMLMISQDMPEPSNIVVFLDNSGVVSVRKLGRTSNGDEFFVAENPEYPRLRKNDEIIIGKVVGGLRYYKT; via the coding sequence ATGAGTGATGATAACTGGGGATATAGAATTAAAAAGACAAGACAACTTGCGGGAATATCGCAGGCAGAATTTGGAAATATGCTTAATGTTTCCGTGGCTACAATAAACAGAATAGAGAATAATCATTCAGTTCCTGACGCTGGACTCATCAGCAAAATAGCGTCCAAATTTGACGTCAGTGTAGAGTACCTCCTACTTGGGAAATCTGAAGATAAGCATAAAAATATCGAGGATGCTTATCCTGTATTTTCAGAATCCGACATCATAGCAGGCAAATTTCAGGAGATGACAAGCGACAGTTGGGCCAAAATTCCACAGGTGCAGGAAGCTGAAAAAATATTTTTGCTGATCACAAAAGAATTAGGAATGCGGCCAACAATTGAACCTGGGGACATGTTAATGATTAGTCAAGATATGCCCGAGCCCAGTAATATTGTGGTTTTTTTGGACAATTCCGGCGTTGTAAGTGTCCGTAAGCTTGGGCGGACAAGTAATGGAGATGAATTTTTTGTGGCAGAAAATCCCGAATATCCGAGGCTCAGAAAAAATGATGAAATAATAATTGGAAAAGTGGTGGGTGGGCT